Proteins from a single region of Pongo pygmaeus isolate AG05252 chromosome 3, NHGRI_mPonPyg2-v2.0_pri, whole genome shotgun sequence:
- the OSTC gene encoding oligosaccharyltransferase complex subunit OSTC isoform X2, whose translation METLYRVPFLVLECPNLKLKKPPWLHMPSAMTVYALVVVSYFLITGGIIYDVIVEPPSVGSMTDEHGHQRPVAFLAYRGYLMG comes from the exons ATGGAGACTTTGTACCGTGTCCCGTTCTTAGTGCTCGAATGTCCCAACCTGAAGCTGAAGAAGCCGCCCTGGTTGCACATGCCGTCGGCCATGACTGTGTATGCTCTGGTGGTGGTGTCTTACTTCCTCATCACCGGAG GAATAATTTATGATGTTATTGTTGAACCTCCAAGTGTCGGTTCTATGACTGATGAACATGGGCATCAGAGGCCAGTAGCTTTCTTGGCCTACAG